A stretch of the Psychroserpens sp. Hel_I_66 genome encodes the following:
- the pgmB gene encoding beta-phosphoglucomutase, translating into MTKKGFIFDLDGVIVDTAKYHFLAWKKLANGVGVDFTEIQNEQLKGVSRQKSLEKILEWGNKTLSEEEFTKLMALKNEDYLSYVEHMKEDEILVDVPKVLNYLISKKHPIALGSASKNATAILDKVNLLQKFDAIVDGNGVKKGKPNPEVFLNAAKLLNVNPNECIVFEDAKAGIEAANAANMISIGIGEKSVLSDADYVFKDFTEISLEFIDDIISNKIKKEKTNLSIDK; encoded by the coding sequence ATGACTAAAAAAGGATTTATATTTGATTTAGACGGTGTTATCGTAGACACAGCAAAATATCATTTTCTAGCTTGGAAAAAGCTAGCAAATGGTGTTGGTGTAGATTTTACCGAAATTCAAAACGAACAACTTAAAGGTGTTAGCAGACAAAAATCTCTAGAAAAAATACTCGAATGGGGAAATAAGACACTTTCCGAAGAAGAGTTCACCAAACTCATGGCTTTAAAAAATGAAGATTATTTAAGCTATGTTGAACATATGAAAGAAGATGAAATTCTTGTTGATGTTCCTAAAGTATTAAATTATCTAATTAGTAAAAAACATCCTATTGCTTTAGGGTCTGCAAGTAAAAATGCAACTGCTATTCTTGATAAAGTCAACTTACTTCAAAAGTTTGATGCCATTGTAGATGGTAATGGAGTTAAAAAAGGAAAACCAAATCCAGAGGTATTTTTAAACGCTGCAAAATTACTTAATGTAAACCCAAACGAATGCATCGTTTTTGAAGATGCAAAAGCAGGAATCGAAGCTGCCAATGCAGCAAACATGATTTCAATTGGGATTGGAGAGAAATCTGTGCTAAGTGATGCAGATTATGTATTTAAGGATTTTACTGAAATTTCTCTAGAATTCATAGACGATATCATATCAAACAAAATAAAAAAAGAAAAAACTAATTTATCAATCGATAAGTAA
- a CDS encoding glycoside hydrolase family 65 protein has product MNHNYIKPDNWSIIEEGFDAERVKSSESLMSIGNGAMGQRANFEEHYSGETFQGSYVAGVYYPDKTRVGWWKNGYPEYFAKVLNAPNWIGINVSINGEQLDLAKCKRVDDFRRELNMKEGWLSRSFTATLQNSIEVKVETKRFLSLDFDEVGAIQYNVTPLNNDVEISFTPYLDNGITNEDTNWDDKFWDVLSVNNEDNQAFIVSRTMKTHFYVCTSMQTHVSLNGKVLDQEKTVSDAIDKIEFIYKNQVSKGDTITLTKFGGYTADRNHDKNKLVDVAKKTLNKVSQMGFDALLETQKEAWAKIWEMADISIEGDVAAQQGIRFNIFHLNQTYLGKDTRLNIGPKGFTGEKYGGSTYWDTEAYCIPFYMATKDQNVAKSLLEYRYNHLEKAIENAQKLGFNNGAALYPMVTMNGEECHNEWEITFEEIHRNGAIAFAIYNYFRFTGDYSYIPEKGLEVLIGIARFWHQRATFSKAKNKYVILGVTGPNEYENNVNNNWYTNYIAQWCINYAIDNIKKVQEGFSEDYKRIKGKTKITDNELDAWKKVADHMYFPFSEEKNIYLQQDGFLDKDLITVADLPKTERPINQKWSWDRILRSPYIKQADTLQGMYFFEDHFSTEELERHFDFYEPFTVHESSLSPCVHSIQAAKLDRMEQAYEFYLRTSRLDLDDYNKEVEEGLHITSMAGTWMSIVEGFGGMRVKDDMLSFEPKIPKEWDAYSFKINFRNQILKINVTKNGTKFQLDGDEQIDILVKGKRVTISPNNLVTV; this is encoded by the coding sequence ATGAATCACAATTATATAAAACCAGATAATTGGTCAATCATAGAAGAAGGCTTTGATGCAGAACGTGTAAAATCCTCTGAAAGTTTAATGAGCATTGGTAATGGTGCCATGGGACAGCGTGCTAATTTTGAAGAGCACTACTCTGGCGAGACTTTTCAGGGAAGTTACGTAGCAGGTGTATATTATCCAGATAAAACCAGAGTGGGTTGGTGGAAAAACGGTTATCCAGAATATTTCGCAAAAGTGTTGAACGCTCCAAATTGGATTGGGATCAATGTATCTATTAACGGTGAACAACTGGATTTGGCAAAATGTAAAAGGGTAGATGATTTCCGCAGAGAACTCAATATGAAAGAAGGTTGGCTCTCTAGAAGTTTTACTGCAACACTCCAAAATTCCATAGAAGTAAAAGTAGAAACCAAACGTTTTTTAAGTTTGGATTTTGATGAGGTTGGAGCAATACAATATAACGTGACACCTTTAAATAATGATGTTGAAATCAGTTTCACACCATATTTAGATAACGGTATCACAAATGAAGATACCAATTGGGACGATAAGTTTTGGGATGTTTTAAGCGTAAATAATGAAGACAATCAGGCGTTTATAGTTTCAAGAACAATGAAAACCCATTTTTATGTGTGTACGTCTATGCAAACTCACGTTTCATTAAATGGTAAAGTATTAGACCAAGAAAAAACAGTTAGTGATGCTATTGATAAAATCGAATTCATTTACAAAAATCAAGTATCTAAAGGCGATACTATCACATTAACAAAATTTGGTGGTTACACTGCAGATCGTAATCATGATAAAAATAAATTGGTTGATGTAGCTAAAAAGACCTTGAATAAAGTGTCTCAAATGGGATTTGATGCTTTATTAGAAACTCAAAAAGAAGCTTGGGCTAAAATTTGGGAAATGGCAGATATTTCTATTGAAGGCGATGTTGCAGCTCAACAAGGGATTCGTTTTAATATTTTTCATTTAAATCAGACGTACCTCGGAAAAGATACACGTCTAAACATTGGTCCAAAAGGATTTACAGGTGAGAAATACGGTGGAAGCACCTACTGGGATACTGAAGCCTATTGCATCCCTTTTTATATGGCAACCAAAGATCAAAATGTAGCGAAAAGCTTATTAGAATATCGTTACAACCATTTAGAGAAAGCTATTGAAAATGCTCAAAAATTAGGGTTTAACAATGGAGCAGCACTTTACCCAATGGTCACAATGAATGGTGAAGAATGCCACAACGAATGGGAAATTACTTTTGAGGAAATACATAGAAATGGAGCTATTGCATTTGCCATTTACAATTACTTTAGATTTACTGGAGATTACAGCTATATCCCAGAAAAAGGATTGGAAGTATTGATTGGTATCGCTAGATTTTGGCACCAACGTGCAACGTTTTCTAAAGCTAAAAATAAATACGTTATTCTTGGTGTTACGGGTCCAAATGAATATGAAAACAATGTTAACAATAACTGGTACACAAACTATATAGCGCAATGGTGTATCAATTATGCGATTGACAACATTAAAAAAGTACAGGAAGGATTTTCAGAAGATTATAAAAGAATAAAAGGCAAGACAAAAATTACAGATAACGAACTTGATGCTTGGAAAAAAGTTGCAGATCATATGTACTTCCCGTTTTCCGAAGAAAAAAATATCTATTTACAGCAAGATGGTTTTTTGGATAAAGATTTGATTACCGTTGCAGATTTACCAAAAACCGAAAGACCGATCAATCAAAAATGGTCATGGGATCGTATTTTGCGTTCACCATACATCAAACAAGCAGATACACTGCAAGGGATGTACTTTTTTGAAGATCATTTTTCTACAGAAGAATTGGAGCGTCATTTCGACTTTTACGAACCTTTTACAGTCCATGAAAGTTCATTGTCACCTTGCGTACACAGTATCCAAGCTGCAAAGTTAGATAGAATGGAGCAGGCTTACGAGTTCTATTTACGAACATCTCGTTTGGATTTAGACGATTATAATAAAGAGGTTGAAGAAGGATTGCACATCACATCTATGGCTGGTACTTGGATGAGTATCGTTGAAGGATTTGGAGGAATGCGTGTTAAGGACGACATGCTGTCTTTTGAACCAAAAATCCCAAAAGAGTGGGATGCGTATTCATTTAAAATCAATTTTAGAAACCAAATATTGAAAATAAATGTCACCAAAAACGGAACTAAATTCCAATTAGATGGTGATGAACAAATTGATATTTTGGTAAAAGGTAAAAGAGTTACGATTAGTCCTAATAATTTAGTAACCGTATAA
- a CDS encoding glycoside hydrolase family 13 protein produces MNRLYFIFLSSILVLTVSCKNESSKEKVQEKSVTELIDQNDIERIEPPNWWTGFENDKLELLVHHDNIGDYEPTIDYQGVDIKKVSKAEQSNNYLFIDLIISESAQPGQFNITFKNNQGDKLIDVYELKSRVKPAEDYIGFDSGDAIYLITPDRFANANTNNDTPLSMEGQSALKEITVNRKNDYARHGGDIEGITNHLDYIHDLGFTAIWPQPLLTNDMKKGSYHGYAITDLYQIDPRFGTLEEYKELSKKAKEKGMKLIMDQVANHSGLYHWWMQDLPFSDWVNLQENYEKNIDNWNNDVTINSNHRRSTNQDIYASQFDKDGNSQGWFVSTMPDLNQKNPFLATYLIQNSIWWIETAQLDGIRQDTYPYPDKDFMSNWAGAIMTEYPNFNIVGEEWSQNPLLIGYWQEGANNKDGYDSNLKSTMDFAMQANVVNALNEEESWDKGLVKIYEGLANDFHYANPKSIMVFEGNHDMSRIFTQLNGDITNTKMAIATYAMLPRILQMYYGTEVLMDDFDNPGDHGLIRTDYPGGWEGDSKNAFTGEGLSSEEKNMQTYVSKVLNYRKHSKAIHDGKTVHFAPFMGTYFLFRQSGDETVVLILNKNEKPITVDLKRYAEMGLNGKPLKNIITGDDFTWNNTIELKNKGVTILTTKTE; encoded by the coding sequence ATGAACAGGCTATATTTCATATTTCTCTCATCTATACTAGTTTTAACTGTGTCCTGCAAAAATGAATCTTCAAAAGAAAAAGTTCAGGAGAAATCAGTAACAGAACTTATAGATCAAAACGATATAGAACGTATTGAGCCACCAAATTGGTGGACCGGTTTTGAAAATGACAAACTTGAATTATTGGTGCACCATGATAACATTGGCGATTACGAACCAACAATAGATTATCAAGGTGTCGACATTAAAAAAGTAAGCAAAGCAGAACAAAGCAATAATTATCTTTTTATTGATCTCATTATTTCTGAAAGCGCTCAGCCAGGACAATTTAATATCACATTTAAAAATAATCAGGGCGACAAACTTATTGATGTTTACGAACTTAAAAGTAGAGTTAAACCTGCTGAAGACTATATAGGTTTTGACAGTGGTGATGCTATTTACTTGATCACTCCAGATCGTTTTGCAAATGCAAACACCAATAATGACACGCCTTTGTCTATGGAAGGTCAATCTGCTTTAAAAGAGATAACAGTCAACAGAAAAAACGATTACGCAAGGCATGGTGGAGATATCGAGGGTATTACAAATCACCTAGATTATATCCACGATTTAGGTTTTACCGCTATTTGGCCACAACCCTTGTTAACAAATGACATGAAAAAAGGGTCTTATCATGGCTATGCTATTACAGACTTATACCAAATAGATCCGCGTTTTGGAACTTTAGAAGAGTACAAAGAATTGTCTAAAAAAGCTAAAGAAAAAGGCATGAAACTCATCATGGATCAAGTCGCAAATCATTCAGGGTTATACCATTGGTGGATGCAGGATTTACCTTTTAGTGATTGGGTGAATCTGCAAGAAAACTACGAGAAAAATATTGACAACTGGAACAACGATGTAACTATAAATTCAAACCATAGACGAAGCACAAATCAAGATATTTACGCTTCTCAGTTTGATAAAGATGGAAATTCCCAAGGTTGGTTCGTATCGACAATGCCAGATTTAAACCAAAAAAATCCTTTTTTAGCCACATATCTAATTCAAAATAGCATTTGGTGGATTGAAACAGCACAATTAGACGGGATTCGCCAAGATACTTACCCATATCCAGACAAAGATTTCATGAGCAATTGGGCAGGAGCAATCATGACCGAATATCCAAATTTCAATATCGTTGGTGAGGAGTGGAGTCAAAATCCGTTATTAATTGGCTATTGGCAAGAAGGCGCAAACAACAAAGATGGCTATGATTCTAATTTAAAGTCAACAATGGATTTTGCCATGCAAGCCAATGTGGTAAACGCACTAAATGAAGAAGAATCGTGGGATAAGGGTTTGGTGAAAATTTATGAGGGTCTCGCAAATGATTTCCATTACGCCAACCCAAAAAGCATCATGGTTTTTGAAGGCAACCACGATATGAGTCGCATCTTCACCCAATTAAATGGAGATATTACTAACACAAAAATGGCAATAGCAACCTATGCCATGTTGCCAAGGATTTTGCAAATGTATTATGGTACAGAGGTTTTGATGGACGATTTTGACAATCCTGGAGACCATGGTTTGATCCGTACAGATTATCCGGGAGGTTGGGAAGGCGATTCTAAAAATGCATTTACGGGTGAAGGGCTTTCTTCGGAAGAAAAAAATATGCAAACCTACGTAAGCAAAGTATTGAACTACAGAAAACACAGTAAAGCCATTCACGATGGGAAGACCGTTCACTTTGCACCTTTTATGGGAACCTATTTCTTATTTAGACAATCGGGTGACGAAACAGTAGTATTGATTTTAAATAAAAACGAAAAACCTATTACTGTAGATTTAAAGCGTTACGCGGAAATGGGCCTTAACGGGAAACCCCTTAAAAACATTATAACGGGTGATGATTTTACCTGGAATAACACTATAGAATTGAAAAATAAAGGCGTTACAATTTTAACAACAAAAACCGAATAA
- a CDS encoding alpha/beta hydrolase, with translation MRLFCTILVLTLCFSKIEGQNATVSERIICSKIVKDAELYAGTLHRIDSFPSKNIKPRPVDIWLPEDYSKEKKYAVLYMHDGQNLFDSTTTWNKQEWKVDEWATKLMRDNKVRDFIVVGVHNIPQIRWQDLFPQKALENINPKIKDSLFDVAKKNNFNVEFNGDNYLKFMVDELKKVIDNVFSTHQDRENTFVAGSSMGGLMSMYAISEYPGVFGGAACLSTHWVGGMPMENNPYPEAIFEYMEANLPKAEHHKLYFDYGNKTLDQHYPKFAPRVDAILRDKGYTDKDFKNLFFEGTDHSENSWNQRFDQPLIFLLGIE, from the coding sequence ATGAGATTATTTTGCACGATATTAGTTTTGACGCTCTGTTTTTCTAAAATAGAGGGACAAAATGCTACGGTTTCTGAACGAATAATTTGTTCTAAAATAGTAAAAGATGCCGAGTTGTATGCTGGAACACTGCATCGTATAGATAGTTTTCCATCTAAAAATATAAAGCCAAGACCTGTAGATATTTGGTTGCCCGAAGATTATTCCAAAGAAAAAAAATATGCAGTATTGTACATGCACGATGGTCAAAACTTATTTGATTCTACCACAACATGGAATAAACAAGAATGGAAAGTAGACGAATGGGCAACAAAATTAATGCGAGATAATAAAGTACGTGATTTTATTGTGGTTGGAGTTCATAACATACCGCAAATACGTTGGCAAGATTTATTTCCGCAGAAAGCGTTAGAGAATATAAACCCTAAGATCAAAGACTCTCTTTTTGACGTAGCAAAGAAAAATAATTTTAATGTAGAATTCAATGGCGATAATTACCTCAAATTTATGGTTGATGAGCTAAAGAAAGTTATTGATAATGTATTTTCAACGCATCAAGATAGAGAAAACACCTTTGTTGCAGGTTCAAGCATGGGAGGATTGATGTCTATGTATGCCATTAGTGAATATCCTGGCGTTTTTGGAGGTGCAGCATGTCTATCTACGCATTGGGTTGGTGGTATGCCAATGGAAAACAACCCATATCCAGAAGCGATTTTTGAGTATATGGAAGCGAATTTACCAAAGGCAGAACACCATAAATTGTATTTTGACTATGGCAATAAAACATTAGATCAACATTACCCAAAATTTGCACCTCGAGTAGATGCGATATTAAGAGATAAAGGTTATACAGATAAAGATTTTAAAAACTTATTCTTTGAAGGAACAGACCATTCAGAAAATTCTTGGAACCAACGATTTGACCAACCCTTAATTTTCCTTTTAGGAATTGAATAG
- a CDS encoding TIM-barrel domain-containing protein: MRNYLVYISLIVTVSLTAQNANRKYIGATKTTNGLEIEVSDGSYSIQFFTSEIVETTFLPTGETALSSSHAVILEPNFSDFKFSEANKKLILETKALTVEIHENPFQISYLHKGKSVISEKEGYTKNDSLETIQFNLDKDEMLYGGGARALGMNRRGNGLKLYNRAHYGYETRAELMNFTLPIVMSSNKYMVHFDNAPIGFLDLDSKSDNTLTYETISGRKTYQVIVGDSWYDIVDNYTDLTGKQPMLPRWALGNFSSRFGYHSQEEVEMTINKFREEEIPVDAIILDLYWFGKELKGTMGNLEVFRDSFPDFEGMVKRLNDKGVKTITITEPFILTTSKKWEEAVREDVLAKDSIGNPAKYDFYFGNTGIVDIYSDNGNQWFKNIYKDISNMGISGFWGDLGEPEVLPSWVNFAKGTADEIHNIYGHDWAKLVQEASLEANPDQRPFILMRAGYSGSQRYGLVPWSGDVNRTWGGLQSQPEIALQMGMQGLAYMHSDLGGFAGANLDDELYVRWLQYGVFQPIYRPHAQEDVASEPIYRSEKAKALAKQAIELRYTMLPYNYNLMFENNQTGAPLMRPLFFEEPENEELFDYTEAYLWGKDILVAPILKVEQKTKEVYFPKNSNWFDFYTDEKFEGGQTKTVQTKENSIPTFVRGGAFIPMSKVVQSTKQFDIEQIKLHYYFDSSTPNTEQRFYNDNGNSINAKSKGFYEVLTYKAQYKKNNLNFSFKLSEGTDFRLRPKSIEFVIHNLTNAPQRIKVNKKRVPFDWDANTNKVTINLSWFTSSEVKEIKIKLKK, encoded by the coding sequence ATGAGAAACTATTTAGTATACATATCGCTAATTGTAACCGTCTCGTTAACTGCTCAAAACGCAAACCGAAAATATATTGGTGCAACAAAAACAACGAACGGGCTAGAAATAGAAGTGAGTGATGGCAGTTACAGTATTCAATTTTTCACTTCGGAAATCGTCGAGACCACATTCCTCCCAACAGGAGAAACAGCTTTGTCATCATCACATGCTGTAATATTAGAGCCAAATTTTTCAGATTTTAAATTTTCCGAAGCTAATAAAAAATTAATCTTAGAAACTAAAGCTTTGACTGTCGAGATTCATGAAAACCCGTTTCAAATTTCATATTTACACAAAGGAAAATCTGTTATTTCTGAAAAAGAAGGTTACACCAAAAACGACAGTTTGGAAACCATACAATTTAATCTCGATAAAGACGAAATGTTGTATGGAGGAGGAGCAAGAGCTTTAGGTATGAACCGTCGTGGCAACGGCTTGAAACTTTATAACAGAGCACATTACGGTTATGAAACTCGAGCAGAATTAATGAACTTTACATTACCAATCGTAATGTCTTCAAACAAATACATGGTTCATTTTGATAACGCACCAATTGGGTTTTTGGATTTAGACAGCAAAAGTGACAATACCTTAACGTACGAAACCATATCTGGTCGTAAAACGTATCAAGTTATTGTTGGAGATTCATGGTATGACATCGTTGATAATTATACAGATTTAACAGGAAAACAACCCATGTTGCCACGTTGGGCTCTGGGTAATTTTTCGAGCCGATTTGGATATCATTCTCAAGAGGAAGTCGAAATGACTATCAACAAATTTAGAGAAGAAGAGATTCCAGTAGATGCGATTATTTTAGATTTGTATTGGTTTGGAAAAGAATTAAAAGGCACGATGGGAAATCTTGAAGTCTTTAGAGATTCATTTCCAGATTTTGAAGGCATGGTAAAACGCTTAAATGATAAAGGTGTAAAAACAATTACTATTACTGAGCCTTTTATTTTGACGACATCCAAAAAATGGGAGGAAGCAGTTAGAGAAGATGTTTTGGCAAAAGACTCCATTGGAAATCCAGCTAAATACGATTTTTACTTCGGAAATACAGGCATCGTTGATATCTACAGCGACAATGGAAACCAGTGGTTCAAAAACATTTACAAAGACATTTCCAATATGGGAATCAGCGGATTTTGGGGAGACCTAGGCGAACCCGAAGTGTTACCATCTTGGGTGAATTTCGCAAAAGGGACAGCAGATGAAATCCACAATATTTACGGTCATGATTGGGCAAAATTAGTCCAAGAAGCGAGCTTAGAAGCCAATCCAGATCAACGACCATTTATTTTAATGCGAGCAGGATATTCTGGTTCACAACGTTATGGTTTGGTACCATGGTCTGGAGATGTAAATAGAACTTGGGGAGGATTACAAAGTCAGCCAGAAATCGCACTCCAAATGGGAATGCAAGGTTTAGCCTATATGCATAGCGATTTGGGAGGTTTTGCAGGTGCAAATCTAGATGATGAGTTATATGTGAGATGGTTGCAGTATGGCGTGTTTCAGCCAATTTATCGTCCGCATGCACAAGAAGATGTGGCGAGTGAACCCATTTATAGAAGTGAAAAAGCGAAGGCTCTTGCAAAGCAAGCTATTGAGTTACGTTATACCATGCTTCCATATAATTACAACCTCATGTTTGAAAATAATCAAACAGGAGCGCCATTAATGCGACCGTTGTTTTTTGAAGAGCCAGAAAATGAAGAGTTGTTTGATTATACTGAAGCATATCTTTGGGGAAAGGATATTTTGGTAGCACCAATATTAAAAGTAGAACAGAAAACGAAAGAGGTTTATTTTCCGAAGAACTCAAACTGGTTTGATTTTTATACCGATGAGAAATTTGAGGGCGGACAAACAAAAACAGTCCAAACCAAAGAAAACTCAATCCCAACCTTTGTGAGAGGAGGTGCTTTTATTCCAATGTCTAAAGTAGTACAATCAACAAAACAGTTCGATATTGAGCAGATCAAGTTGCACTACTATTTTGATTCGTCAACACCTAATACTGAACAAAGATTCTATAATGACAATGGTAACTCCATCAATGCAAAATCTAAAGGGTTTTATGAGGTGTTAACTTATAAAGCGCAATACAAAAAAAATAATTTAAACTTTAGTTTTAAATTGAGTGAAGGTACAGATTTTAGGTTGCGACCAAAATCGATAGAGTTTGTGATTCACAATTTAACTAATGCTCCACAAAGAATTAAGGTAAATAAAAAACGTGTTCCTTTCGATTGGGATGCCAATACAAATAAAGTAACTATTAACTTATCGTGGTTTACTAGTAGCGAGGTCAAAGAAATAAAAATAAAACTAAAAAAATAA
- a CDS encoding alpha-amylase family glycosyl hydrolase, producing the protein MKYIKLSILLVLISVFGCKNEEKTVKEPKETKIELKKKEVVYQVFTRLFGNTNTTNKPWGTLEENGVGKFSDFNDKALQEIKDLGVTHIWYTGIPHHDVITDYTKYGISNDDPDIVKGRAGSPYAVKDYYNVNPDLADNVENRLQEFEALIERSHNAGLKVIIDIVPNHVARNYKSLTNPEGTQDFGADDNKTVVYDVNNNFYYNPGEPFKVPEWKNGYQPLGGENHEMADGKFEENPAKWTGNGSRASQPDMNDWYETVKVNYGVSPVGEKGFDELPDGFDDAHFTKHFEFWKDKKVPDSWKKFKDIALYWTAKGVDGFRFDMAEMVPVEFWSYMNSHIKMKNNDAFLLAEVYNPSLYRDYIKKGKMDYLYDKVQLYDTIKHIMQGRGSTDYIAPIQEDLKDIEKHMLHFLENHDEQRIASPDFVGDALKGKPAMVVSTTISTSPTMVYFGQEFGEPGAEDLGFGDPTRTSIFDYGSVPSVVRWVNDKQFDGGNSTSEEKNLRDFYKRLLNFTINSSALASEYADIHAFNREKTEWYNDKVMSFVRWSAEEKLIIISNFDANDTFGFELQIPSEILKTWKLSDGEYQFEDQLYNQYSSILKVNGNQGSIRIDIKPLESFILKLKN; encoded by the coding sequence ATGAAATACATAAAATTGAGCATATTACTTGTATTGATAAGTGTCTTTGGATGTAAAAACGAAGAGAAAACAGTGAAAGAACCTAAAGAAACCAAAATAGAATTGAAGAAAAAAGAAGTCGTTTATCAAGTCTTTACAAGATTGTTTGGAAACACAAATACCACAAACAAACCTTGGGGAACTCTTGAGGAAAATGGTGTTGGTAAATTCAGTGATTTTAATGATAAAGCACTTCAGGAAATTAAAGATTTAGGAGTTACCCACATTTGGTATACAGGTATACCGCATCATGATGTGATTACAGATTATACCAAATATGGCATTTCAAATGATGATCCAGATATCGTAAAAGGTCGTGCAGGTTCACCTTATGCAGTGAAAGATTACTACAACGTCAATCCAGATTTGGCAGATAATGTTGAGAATCGTCTTCAAGAATTTGAGGCGTTGATTGAACGTTCGCACAATGCTGGATTAAAAGTGATCATTGACATCGTACCAAACCACGTCGCTAGAAATTATAAAAGTTTAACCAATCCAGAAGGCACTCAAGATTTTGGAGCAGACGATAACAAGACAGTTGTTTACGACGTCAACAATAATTTTTACTACAATCCAGGAGAGCCATTTAAAGTGCCAGAATGGAAAAACGGTTATCAGCCATTAGGCGGAGAAAATCATGAAATGGCAGATGGGAAATTTGAGGAAAATCCAGCAAAATGGACAGGTAATGGCTCTCGAGCATCACAACCAGATATGAACGATTGGTATGAAACCGTTAAAGTAAATTACGGAGTATCTCCAGTTGGTGAAAAAGGTTTTGATGAACTTCCAGATGGTTTTGATGACGCACATTTTACAAAACATTTTGAATTTTGGAAAGATAAAAAAGTTCCAGACTCATGGAAGAAATTTAAGGACATCGCCTTGTACTGGACAGCAAAAGGTGTTGATGGCTTCCGTTTTGATATGGCAGAAATGGTGCCAGTAGAATTTTGGAGCTACATGAATTCGCATATTAAAATGAAAAATAATGATGCGTTTTTGTTGGCTGAGGTTTATAACCCAAGTTTGTATAGAGACTACATCAAAAAAGGAAAAATGGACTATCTCTATGATAAAGTTCAACTATACGATACCATCAAGCACATCATGCAAGGTCGTGGTAGTACAGATTATATTGCGCCAATTCAAGAAGATTTAAAAGACATTGAAAAGCACATGCTTCATTTTCTGGAAAATCATGATGAGCAACGTATCGCGAGTCCAGATTTTGTAGGAGATGCTCTAAAAGGAAAGCCAGCAATGGTCGTGTCTACGACCATTAGCACATCACCAACTATGGTGTATTTTGGACAAGAATTTGGTGAGCCTGGAGCAGAAGATTTAGGTTTTGGAGACCCAACGCGTACCTCTATTTTTGACTACGGAAGCGTGCCAAGCGTCGTAAGATGGGTAAATGATAAACAATTTGATGGAGGCAATTCTACTTCCGAAGAAAAAAACTTAAGGGATTTCTACAAACGACTGTTGAATTTTACGATCAATAGTTCTGCTTTAGCTAGTGAGTATGCAGATATTCATGCGTTTAATAGAGAAAAAACCGAATGGTACAATGATAAAGTAATGTCTTTCGTGCGATGGAGTGCTGAAGAAAAATTAATCATCATCTCTAATTTTGATGCTAACGACACCTTTGGTTTTGAGTTACAAATTCCTTCGGAAATTTTAAAAACCTGGAAGCTTAGTGATGGAGAATACCAATTTGAAGACCAACTATACAATCAATATAGCTCCATTTTAAAAGTCAATGGAAATCAAGGATCTATTCGTATTGATATAAAACCTTTAGAATCGTTTATTTTAAAACTGAAAAATTAA